AGCCCACATTGGTGTCATCCTGATGAAGGAACTTGGGACAGTACCATTTAAAAAGTAACTATTTTCTGTCATAATACACCAATTTGTAGGGTATGGTCAACAAAAACTGCATCACTTTTGTTTAAAGATGACCAGTATTGGATATATCTCCCATGCAGTTAATTTCTTAACTATCCATAACAGAGAGAGGGAATTACATTTTTCCTTAGTTTATACAGACCAGCACATTGCCTGGAGTATGTCCAGTGGTTAGCAAGAACGGGTGAACTAAGTGAGCAGCAGATAAGTGTGAAACCTGACTGAGGCTTGTGCGGTAGACTCGTTTGCTTCCACTGCAAAGAAAGGATTCCTGTTGTTGCTAAAATATGAGCAATCTGAGCTGCTGCTCGTTTGGCAGGAcggcagcacagctctgctcgcAGCGATAAGcctgcagcctctctgggctTCTTGATCGCTGCATTATGCAGAGTATTACCGAGCAAAAGGCTTTtcgggaggcagcaggaggactGCGTCCTTTGGCATGCAGCATCATGTGGATAAGGCATGCTGGACACAAGTTCCCCCTAGTGAGGGAATCGGTAATAGCTTCTGCTCGAGGAGGCAGCTACAGACAGACACCGAAGATAGTGAACTTTGCTACAAATTACATACGTCTGCATTCTGCTTGTGTGTGAATTTAAAGGGCTCAGAGATGGTAAGAAGAGTATGTGAAACATGATGTATTCATCACCCAggtccttccttttttttttttttttaatcagtacTTTATATCTCTGTTAAAGTTTTACTTTATTTGTTATTGACATTGTGTATTTGAATAGTTGGTGGATATTCTCACCATCCAAAtcttgcagaaaaagaaaacttacaAGGTTCAAGGTTACAGAATTTTTTACCAAATGGCATTTTAGAGACAAGATAAAAACATTTTGTGACCCTAAGGACTATTTTTCACCTTCAGGGCTATTAGTATGACATCTTCCTGAAAGTGCATGGATAGACAGTCTGAAGGGTTAGTGGCCATATTagtagagaaaaagaaatcttctTTTCCTAGTTTTTCCAGAAACTTCACACATAACAGTGGACAATTCcattctatttttcctgaaaatggtTCCCTAAGAGAGGCAAATGAGTGGCTACATCAAGGTCTTCTGCTGCAACAGTTACGGATGCCACATATGCAAATCTGTGTACACAGATTTTGGTCCTTTTAGTACtgtaaatcaaaataatttgtgTGACTTTCTTTATGAAATAACAGATTATTGCTGTCATCTACAGACTGGAAACGATACTTGGAAAACTGATAATTACATCAGCAATTCCTTTTCCCTGTTGCCCACAAATTCAGTTTGGTTGCAAATACAGTTGACATCTGGCAGTAGTACTCACCTCAATCTAGAAATCCTCTCAACCATGTATTCTTCTAAACCTTTCACTGTATTCAGATGGGTTTATTATTTACCTAAGACGGTGGTCTTACATAGGAAAAATCAGTAGTAGGAAGGAAATAAATACTCAGAAAAGCCATTCTTATGTGTAGAGGGTTTGCACAGATGGATAATCTAAGGAACACAGAAGAAATTGTCAGGATCTTGGATGTATTATAAAAACAACAAATCCAGCCCCAGCACCTCTTCTGTATGTTCTGTACTCACTGCTGAATGTTCAGATGACTGTCATCCAAAATGCTCTTGCTTAGTCCTGAGTGACATCTGATGAAAAGCACCATTTTGGGAATTACAAGCAGGAGACTTACTTAAAGGAAGGGGAATCACAAGTACATGATGCAGCTTGCCTTTCAAGTGAGCATTTGAAGCTGTGTAAGGGAAATACAGCATTCTTCCCCCTTCTGCCCAGAAATAGAGAGCTGCACTACAAAACTGCAGAGGGGTTTATCCCTTCTCTGTACACAGATCAGCATCCTGGTAGTGGCCACCAAAATATGTGAAGAGCCTCCTTAAGGAGTCCATGCCCTCTATTATGGCACCAGGGTGGCCTCTCAGTGATTGCTCTCCGTGTTGAGGCCAGCAATTCTGTGTTTCGTTCGAAGAGGATGAATACAGGAACAGTCTGCAAGCCATTCTGGGCATTTGTTACATCAGAAACtaaggtgatttttttctcctacagcCCTAGAATCAGAGATCTTAATGAATTACTAAAAGGCATTCTGCTGGTTCAGTTGTAAAGGTTCTCATGACCCAACTCTtggaataaaattaatattcagGAAGTAGAGCAGCTCTCAGCTAGTGCAGATTGTCAATCTGGACTACTCAAGAGTTATGTGAACTTAAACACATCACTTTAAAATTGTTAGTCTtacttattttgaaataatcatttcataattctaaaaaaaatcaattttgtttcttttgagaaacatgttttaaaaaactCATCATCTGTTACCAAACAGTATTCCTGTGGGTATTATACAGATTCTGAATGATTAACCAAGTTAATCAAAAGTGATGGTGCAATGTAATTCTAGTCATTGGCAGCAACATTCATAAGCTTGCTTTCTGTATAGAAAAACTATTTTGAGGAAACATTTTATTCTGTCTTCTAGAAGTTGACAGCCAGGGCTGGTAGAAAGGTGGTGTATAGAACTGACATGTGGACTGAGAGATGTAATCTCTTGAACTACATTTTTTAAGTAGGCTGTCTATGTATAATCAGCTTCAGGAATATCTTTCTTCAAAATAGGGGAATCTAATATGataataaatgttttctttcaacAGGTTTTGAAGATTTACTAGTTTTATTTAATCTTAAAGGTTttatgtttgggatttttttgcttcTGACAAAGCCATGGGGATGACTGCTTGTGGGAGCTCTCAAATGCCAGTGACCAGAAGGCACAACTTCCCACTTGACAGCAACACACACAATCCCTACCGCACATTGATAGGCTTTATTACTGCTTGATTTTCCTCTTGTTTGCAGAGGAATGTGTGAATATCTGTAACATCTTCCTACAACTTTTACATTTACAGGGACATGGCTGAAGAGTAGTTTGGGCATTGTACAACAAGAAGGAAGTCAGTTGACTTGGACTTATATTGCACCTCAGCTGGGCTACTGGGTTGCAGCTATGTCACCTACTATCCCAGGTAAGATGGAACTGGATTTTATGGATATTTGCAGCATTGGGTAATTATTTATTCATATATAATGTGTATATTTTTCAGAATGAGCTCATCTGAGATGCCACAGTTTGATCAATAATGGATTATTAGAAAACAGAAATCTGAAAGTAAAGGGCTAAAATCTTTTTGGGATTGTGTGGGGCAACCTTGGTGCTCAAAATACCTGCATCATTTCAATGGGGAACTTTTTTAATTGTTCTGCTTTGATGCATTTATGTCACCACTGCCTGGTAGAGCCATTGTTAGAAAATGACAGGAGTCATAGCATCAATGTGTTGGTGTTCCAGCAGGTAGAAAAACAGGTGCTGTGAAGTTTCTGTACAGAAACTCACAGAGATACAGATTCATCTAAAACCAGCATTATCCTGGGTTAGCTATTACtattggatggatggatggatggatggatggatggatggatggatggatggatggatggatggatggatggacacttttttccttttgcactgAAGATGCACATTTTGCCCTGAGTTATGCTTTGCATCTTGGTGACTGATTAATTTACACTGCGAATAACTTAGCTTAGAAGTTTCCCCTTAGAAGGTGGTTTATTAGAGTGGCATTAGTACAGAGTGGTTGCCATCTGCAAACCTCTTGGCATAACTGTAGAAAATGGCTTTGAACTAGGCATTAATTACATGTGCTTCTGTGTCTTTGGAGATTATTAATGCTGCAActtctgcttcctttttttctgcctgtggctgcttcagatgTCTTGGTGTTAGTTCTTCAGGCACCAATTATCTGAGATACCTCTGTGTATAAAAGAGCCagtcaatcaatcaatcaaaaaaaaaaacaactcagaACTCCTTACAGATTTTCTTTATTAggttttccagctgaaaacctAATCCAGTAGAAATGAAAACATGTTTGCCTTGGCTGTGCAAGCTCAATAAACTACATataaccaaaaaccaaacctttACATGAGGAGATGTTTTAAAGTCTACTTATACATATCATGAAGTTGTTTCATAATACGCGAGCTTTTTATTTGAGGTTCTATTAAATGATAGATATTAAAAGCTGGGATATTCAGCTGAACAGACTTTAGATATCTCAGCAGGACAGACTTCAGAGGCAGGTGCAGATCTGAATAAGCTATCATATTAAATTTAATGGAATCTTACAAAATAATTGtacttgaagaaaaagcaactgctCTGAGCCAAACATTTCCGAGTACAGCTCTGTCCCCAATTGCAAGGAAGTTACACTAGTCATGAAATTGTGCTTGTAACTCTGAGGTTACAATGCCTGTAACTCTTAACAGGAGAAGGCTTATTTGTCCTTGTGATTTAACTTGTATGGCAGAGTTTCTACTtgtattttacttttccttccctctAGGGCTAGATCTGAGTTCCTAAAACTTTGTTGCAATAGGAACAACATTTTCATGAAAAATACAAGTGATTTATCTTGTCTTCTTTTTGCTTAATGTCCTGAAGCAACAGTAACAATCAATTATGTAAAGGTAGTGGTGGCACAGAATGTATAAATATTTAGATTTCCCAAATGCAATATAATTTATGTTACTTTTAATGAGTTAATgtatttttgcatattttatCTCCTAATTGatctattttatttcttatctcaaaaatgggcaaaaattaGCTTTGTTTTCCTAGCAAGTGGCTCTACAGACCACTCAAGATCCACGGATGAGGTTTTGCAAACCTTATGACCTAGAACCTCTAAGTTGGCCAAGTTTGCTGTCCTTCACAGTACATGCATGTCAGTCTGCCAGCTGGTGCTGTACCTCCTTGCCTGCACATGAAAATTTGAGTCTCTATTTCAAAATTATCATAAGGATTTTACAAACCAACAGGGTCACACATGCATAATTCTGAACAGATGTTGTCCACATGTGTGCATTCCTTTGTGTGTTAGAACATTTACTAAGCATTATTTAAACCTGGAGTTACAACTCTGTTTCACTAGTGGCCTGTTTCTTAAAGCTACTGAAGATCTGCTTGGCTTGGCTTGATCTAGACTTCAGAGCACCGACACATCTTCCAGCAAATTCTGTAATGCAGTGTCTGTACTGTTTGGTGAGAAGCACCACAGATGTTAAAGAGCAGTTGTTGCCCACCCTGTTGCTTCGTGCATTACAGTGCTGGGAGATGCTGGGATGGATTTTCTCCAGTGGTGAGAGCTTTGGCACACAGCATCAGCATTAGACCTGGAAGGCAGCATTCACTGATGCATGCTTCCATTGAAACTAGCTGCTTTTCCACAGAATGAGCTAGTTGGACTTGCAGTCATGAAAACCAGCACATGCTTTCTCCACAACTTGCTCCCTCCTCCAGAGATGGTCTGCTCAGTAGGCACCAGGACTATGAGCAGCAGTGTTGCTTAGCACCCTGATAATAAGAGAAGGTGTCCCTCTCCTTGTTTGACTGTTGTTCCTGTTTGCAAGTTATTACAGGTCTAAATTCTCTTTTCTGGCCTTCCAGGTCCCGTTGTAACACACGACATTACCAGCTATCACACAATGTTTCTTTTGGCAATTTTAGGAGGGATGGCTCTCATACTTCTAGTCTTGCTGTGTCTGCTTTTGTATTACTGCAGGTAAGATTCACCATCCTGGTTCCTTAGTTCATGTTGAAAACACAAGCTTTTTTGTGcttatgaaattaaaaaattttgTATTGGAACATGTttactttggggaaaaaaaaaggcaagcaaaCACTTGAAAGAAACAGTGAGATCAAATTTCCTGTGTTCCTGGTTACATGCAACATATAAATCCCTGCCTTTGGTAAGATGGTACTTGAGTACCTGTGTTCTCCATGTAACTTCCTATCAAACATGGGCATAGGTTCAAGATCTCTGTCATTGTACCTGTTACGCATTTGCAAATGATTTTTCTATTGGTGTTGTATTAAAATTAATGTTAAACTTCTATCAGCAAGTGCCTACTAATGAGTGATTTTATATTTGCCTTCACCAGACATTTACTCCAATTTGTTATTGGTACTTGAGATATTTCCCAATTGACATTAGTTATTCTTTAATTTTATCTTTGCTGCTGGGataagcttttaatttttagatTATGTAATAAAAGCTCAATTCCCCTAATACTAATCACTGCTTAAAAAACTTCTGTTAAGACACACTTGCTTCTCTTATTTTTGTGTACAACAGTCATAAATGTATAACTTCTTTTGTTACTGGCTTTTGTAGAAGAAAATGTCTAAGACCACGTCAACATCATAAGAAACTGCAACTTTCGACAGCACTGGACACTTCTAAGAAGGATCAAGCAACCTCAATGTCCCAtataaatttaatattttcacGTCGTGAGTCGGAATTTCCAGGTGGATTGTCCGTTGCTAGCAATGGACATGCTGAAAACTCAGGGGCAAAGGAATTAATCAGTGCTGTCCACATGGAGATGGTATCACCTACTGGGGAAGCAGATATGCATACACCTATGCTCAAACACTCCTTCAGTACTTCCCAGGAGTTTAGCTCCCGAGAGGAACTGCTCTCTGACAAGGAGAAAGACAAGAGCAGAATTTCCTTGGATGACCTGACTCCCAGTGGATCGCTAAGAAAAGACTACCACAAATCAGCAGATAGTTTTCCTCTAAAGACAAGAAAGTCTACAGAAATAGCTGAAGGCTATGAGTCCCCTATCAAAGATGAGTATAGGAGAAGTTACAATGCTAtgctctctcagcctttattTGAAAAGCAAGAGAGAGAAACTCAAGTATCTATGAACCATATTGCTACTGGAAGTAAATACAATATTCAGGAACAAATATACCCCACACCTTCAGCCCCTGAAAAAGAGCTGCTGGACTGCAGACCTACTGATTGTATGATGTCTCGTTCAGTTGATCACCTTGAAAGACCTACATCTTTCCCTCGACCAGGTCAGCTAATCTGCTGCAATTCTGTTGACCAAGTCAATGACAGTGTTTACAGAAAGGTTTTGCCTGCACTGGTCATCCCAGGTCATTACATGAAGCTGCCCGGAGAACACCCTTTTGTTAGCCAGCCCCTGGTTGTCCCAGCTGACCAGCAGATTGATATAGAAAGACTTCAGGCTGAGCTTCCTAACCCTCACGCACGGCTTTTTCCACACCCcgcccagcagctgcagccccagcagttGGCATCCCAAGCAATATCTCAGCAACATTTGCAAGATGCAGGTGCAGCTGAGTGGAGTCAGCCAAATGCTTCCATGTCTGAATCTATTTCCATTCCTGCCTCTCTTAACGATGCATCCCTGGCTCAAATGAATAGCGAAGTGCAGCTTCTTACAGAAAAGGCTTTGATGGAATTAGGAGGTGGAAAGCCATTGCCTCATCCTCGAGCATGGTTTGTTTCTCTCGATGGGCGCTCAAATGCTCACGTTAGACATTCATACATTGATCTCCAAAGAGCTGGTAGGAATGGGAGTAACGATGCCAGTTTGGACTCTGGTGTTGACATGAACGAACCGAGATCTGCCCGAAAGGGAAGAGGAGATCATCTGTCTGCACCACAGAGTCACCCCCCAGTGCAGGAGCACCAGCAGAGAGAGCGGAAGGTTTCGGATAGCACGGCTTACACACAGCTTGTGTACTTGGATGATATGGACCAAAGTGGCAGCGAGTGTGGAACAGCAGTTTGTAGCCCTGAGGACAATGCTCTCCGATGCCTCCTAGAAGGCACCAGTAAGAGAAGTGGTGTGCAGCTGCCCAGCCTGCAGGAGGAAACCAGAACTGTGGATACCAAACCAGAGCCATTAACTAGTCCTGAACACGGAACATCTGTtcaagatgatgatgatgaagatgaggaggatgaggaagatgacCAAGGTGAAGATAAgaagagtccttggcagaaacGAGAGGAAAGACCACTAATGACTTTCAATCTAAAGTGAGCTATTGTGAAAATCCACCCTTCAGTGGAGTATAAAATTGCCAAATATCCTTTCTGTGGAAGTgcttgatattttttttctttttttcttcttctttttttttatgttgtggagagaaaagagaaaaacaaactgtGGTGAGCAACATTTGAAAGAACTTAAATGCATTACTGTGTAAATGttagaaaagaattaaaatcaTTCCTCTGATTTAACAGCTGCCTCCAGTGAGATAGCTGAACAAAGAGTGTGATTGTTATTCCATATACTTGATATTGGTCATCCAGGATGTTGAAAATACTGACaaattgttttggttggtttatgACCTCAATCTCCTTATGAATGGGAGCTGGTAAAGCTTTTGTTTTGTAGGCCAATTTTATGTTGATAATGCTACTGAAAGTATCTTAAAAGCAGGAGTTTGACACATGGTGTCCAAAATTGTGCATTATCTCAATGAAAGGCTATGCATTGCTGCTTTTAGTAATATTTTGCTTATACTATGCTTTTCTTAATTTTACAAGTTGGTTGTAAACATTTTATGTCCTTTATTATAAACTACTcagcaatttattttaatgtacAACTGCAGGAAACTTGAGTAGCATCCCTTAGCATTGAAGCCTTTTTATGAAACCAAACTGAACTTTATGTCAACTAAGATTCCTCCAATTCTGGTCCCATTTTCTCAAAGTGCCTTTTTTACAGTAACAATGAACAGTCCCTTCTTTTGCTAAGTCCTTTTAATTGACCCCATTTGAGATTTTATAAACTTCTGAACTTCTACCTTTTATTTTAAGCTGCATGCCAAGAGTCCCATTTTGTGCTGAGCATTTCTCATTTCAATACAGTGTATTCTGTAGCTATCATGTATATTGTGGATTCTGTTTAGCCAGGATAGACTTAGAAGACATTTTAAAGGGCCCAGAGTAGACAAGAAGATAGTTTCATTGACTGTATATATTGTTAGTTTCCTCTGGAATTACATGAGCTAATCATGCTCATATAAAATGGACTATTGACCGAGCAAGTGGACTGAATGTGTCTagaaaaatttgggggaaaaataaatgtacTATCCAAAAGTGCCAGAATTAGTCTTCTGTGCTTTTTCCATACAGAGCTGCTTGGTTATCCAAAAATTATAATTGAAAATAAACTGCAAAAAGTATCTTTgtggattttttcctctgttagTGGGTATCACATTATTTaatgttatttaaaaagaaaaatactttggtTTCACTTTTCCTGTGCATATTTATGCTCATGTGACTTACTTTCTTTTGCAGTTCTCATGAACTTAAGTCAATACTGAAATTTAGACCCCTTTTCAGAAAATCATCCTCTGTATCTTGATAAATACATAATGATTTGCTTAAGTATCACTGAAGACTTTGGAAATGAAATCCTGGTATCACCAAAATTCCCTGTGGAGCCACACTTCCCGTGGGCCAGTTTTCTTCCTAGGATTTCTGTGGATACTCACACTTGCTGCACTCTTCTCACTTTTTCATGAATTGGGTTCAAAGAACAGGAAGTATGTGACTTCCACTCTTGTGGAATCCCTCGTAGACATTCAGTTTATCGTGTTTcattccattattttttttgcAGATTAGCAGCAGTCACACTTACTAAAGTTAACAATTAAGTCATCTCCAAAGTGATATAAATGCTATACAGTTcctatttaatttttactaGTAAGCCCCAACTCACATTCATTGCTTTATTTTCAGTAAATTTCAAGGCTTTCATAGGAAGGGAGTCTTGTAATTTCCATCTTACCGTTTGTCTTACCTGGGAACCTGATCTCTAGCCAGGAACTGAATCTCAGTTTCCTAGTTCCCAGGTCAATGCTCCTTTCCATCCACGAAGCCAGATCACCTTTTGCTTTGATTCATGTTTGAAAGTGATACATGCTGTAAAAGGAATCTAAAGTATTGTGGAGTGCATTGAATATTGAGATCACCATATTAGCAGTAAATTATGTTTTACTCATTGTGTACGTGCCAGGTCCTTTCCTGTTCTGTTTAGGAATTTTATACTGACCACCTGTGAACTGGTTTTGGGTTCTGGATTACTTATTGTCAGTTTGTGCAAGGTCACTGAACAGAAAAATGCTACTTTAAAGGAATAGTATTTATCAGATGTCAGTAAGTGCTGGTAATACAGTGTCACTTATTAATCAGAATGCTGCGTAAGTAAACATTCTGAATAAAACTTCTGCATACTAGAATTATTGTGCTATTTAATTTCAAGTTTCTGTTGTCTTAAATCtgt
This genomic interval from Aphelocoma coerulescens isolate FSJ_1873_10779 chromosome 2, UR_Acoe_1.0, whole genome shotgun sequence contains the following:
- the FAM171A1 gene encoding protein FAM171A1 isoform X2, with the translated sequence MSRSAALLLCLLGCNVWKAVTKTLGAPEAAQEVTLKVHVSDASTHQPVTEAFIEIFTNQISIASGTSGADGTAFLKFQYKLGNQLIVTASKHAYVPNSAPWKPVRLPVFSSLSLGLLPERSATLMVYDDVVQIVSGFQGNSTRYDLTPVTAVSVHLLSSDGTPVPVNGPIYVTVPLPANSNLKHNAHVPAWRFDQKFGTWLKSSLGIVQQEGSQLTWTYIAPQLGYWVAAMSPTIPGPVVTHDITSYHTMFLLAILGGMALILLVLLCLLLYYCRRKCLRPRQHHKKLQLSTALDTSKKDQATSMSHINLIFSRRESEFPGGLSVASNGHAENSGAKELISAVHMEMVSPTGEADMHTPMLKHSFSTSQEFSSREELLSDKEKDKSRISLDDLTPSGSLRKDYHKSADSFPLKTRKSTEIAEGYESPIKDEYRRSYNAMLSQPLFEKQERETQVSMNHIATGSKYNIQEQIYPTPSAPEKELLDCRPTDCMMSRSVDHLERPTSFPRPGQLICCNSVDQVNDSVYRKVLPALVIPGHYMKLPGEHPFVSQPLVVPADQQIDIERLQAELPNPHARLFPHPAQQLQPQQLASQAISQQHLQDAGAAEWSQPNASMSESISIPASLNDASLAQMNSEVQLLTEKALMELGGGKPLPHPRAWFVSLDGRSNAHVRHSYIDLQRAGRNGSNDASLDSGVDMNEPRSARKGRGDHLSAPQSHPPVQEHQQRERKVSDSTAYTQLVYLDDMDQSGSECGTAVCSPEDNALRCLLEGTSKRSGVQLPSLQEETRTVDTKPEPLTSPEHGTSVQDDDDEDEEDEEDDQGEDKKSPWQKREERPLMTFNLK
- the FAM171A1 gene encoding protein FAM171A1 isoform X1 produces the protein MSRSAALLLCLLGCNVWKAVTKTLGAPEAAQEVTLKVHVSDASTHQPVTEAFIEIFTNQISIASGTSGADGTAFLKFQYKLGNQLIVTASKHAYVPNSAPWKPVRLPVFSSLSLGLLPERSATLMVYDDVVQIVSGFQGARTQPQVHFQRRSVKLPENTSYSDLTAYLTAASSPWEVDSFPYLQGLDGNGTGNSTRYDLTPVTAVSVHLLSSDGTPVPVNGPIYVTVPLPANSNLKHNAHVPAWRFDQKFGTWLKSSLGIVQQEGSQLTWTYIAPQLGYWVAAMSPTIPGPVVTHDITSYHTMFLLAILGGMALILLVLLCLLLYYCRRKCLRPRQHHKKLQLSTALDTSKKDQATSMSHINLIFSRRESEFPGGLSVASNGHAENSGAKELISAVHMEMVSPTGEADMHTPMLKHSFSTSQEFSSREELLSDKEKDKSRISLDDLTPSGSLRKDYHKSADSFPLKTRKSTEIAEGYESPIKDEYRRSYNAMLSQPLFEKQERETQVSMNHIATGSKYNIQEQIYPTPSAPEKELLDCRPTDCMMSRSVDHLERPTSFPRPGQLICCNSVDQVNDSVYRKVLPALVIPGHYMKLPGEHPFVSQPLVVPADQQIDIERLQAELPNPHARLFPHPAQQLQPQQLASQAISQQHLQDAGAAEWSQPNASMSESISIPASLNDASLAQMNSEVQLLTEKALMELGGGKPLPHPRAWFVSLDGRSNAHVRHSYIDLQRAGRNGSNDASLDSGVDMNEPRSARKGRGDHLSAPQSHPPVQEHQQRERKVSDSTAYTQLVYLDDMDQSGSECGTAVCSPEDNALRCLLEGTSKRSGVQLPSLQEETRTVDTKPEPLTSPEHGTSVQDDDDEDEEDEEDDQGEDKKSPWQKREERPLMTFNLK